The following coding sequences are from one Cytophagia bacterium CHB2 window:
- a CDS encoding tryptophanase yields the protein KEITGIKHVFPTHQGRAAEGILAQTRLQPGDVIPNNSHFDTTRANIEFVGARALDLLCREGFDTSLEAPFKGNMDVDKLEMVIAEFSAARIPFCMMTVTNNTGGGQPVSMANVRAVKQVLQKHNIPLVIDACRFAENAYFIHEREAGYRDKTLLEIAQEMFSYADAATMSCKKDGLANIGGFLICNDDAWAEDFRNALILREGFPTYGGLAGRDLEVIAVGLREALNYDYQVYRHATVEYMGRKLLERGIPFVRPVGGHAVFLDAKAALPHVPPAQFPGIGLVNALYLEGGIRSVELGSVMFGKVDRQGKEIPAPLELVRLAFPRRVYTQSHFDYVIEVLDDVWRNRYKIPGYRLTYQPKFLRHFTCHFEALA from the coding sequence AAAGGAGATTACCGGCATCAAGCATGTTTTTCCCACGCATCAAGGCCGCGCGGCTGAAGGCATTTTGGCGCAGACGCGCTTGCAGCCCGGCGACGTCATTCCCAACAATAGTCATTTTGACACGACGCGAGCGAACATCGAATTTGTTGGCGCGCGCGCGCTCGATTTGCTGTGCCGGGAAGGATTCGACACCTCGCTCGAAGCGCCGTTCAAGGGCAACATGGATGTTGACAAGCTGGAGATGGTTATTGCAGAGTTCAGCGCGGCGCGCATTCCTTTTTGCATGATGACGGTGACCAACAACACCGGCGGCGGCCAGCCGGTGTCTATGGCGAATGTGCGCGCCGTCAAACAGGTTTTGCAAAAACACAACATTCCCCTAGTTATCGATGCCTGCCGTTTTGCTGAAAACGCGTACTTTATTCATGAGCGTGAAGCAGGCTATCGCGATAAAACCTTGTTGGAGATTGCGCAAGAGATGTTTTCATACGCCGATGCGGCCACCATGAGCTGCAAGAAGGACGGTCTGGCCAACATCGGCGGGTTTCTCATTTGCAATGACGACGCCTGGGCCGAGGATTTTCGCAACGCGTTGATCCTGCGGGAAGGCTTTCCGACCTATGGCGGTTTGGCCGGCCGGGATTTGGAAGTGATTGCCGTTGGTTTGAGGGAAGCGCTCAATTATGATTATCAAGTCTATCGCCACGCCACGGTCGAATATATGGGACGAAAATTGCTCGAGCGCGGCATCCCGTTTGTGCGTCCGGTGGGCGGGCACGCCGTTTTTCTCGACGCAAAAGCTGCGCTGCCGCATGTTCCGCCGGCGCAATTCCCCGGCATCGGGTTAGTCAATGCACTTTATCTCGAGGGCGGCATTCGCAGCGTTGAGTTGGGTAGTGTGATGTTCGGCAAAGTTGATCGCCAGGGCAAAGAGATTCCTGCGCCGCTCGAACTTGTGCGTCTGGCGTTTCCGCGGCGTGTTTATACCCAAAGCCATTTCGACTATGTTATCGAAGTTTTGGATGATGTTTGGCGCAATCGTTACAAGATTCCCGGTTATCGTCTGACCTATCAGCCGAAATTTTTGCGCCACTTCACCTGCCATTTTGAAGCGCTTGCTTGA
- a CDS encoding addiction module protein, whose amino-acid sequence MNMSSTSVFDLSPAEKLQLVEDLWDDLAATPEVIPIHDWQVQELARRKTNLQNNSAYGLSWEEVKQRVRSRYGR is encoded by the coding sequence ATGAATATGAGCTCTACCTCAGTATTTGATCTAAGCCCCGCGGAGAAACTTCAATTGGTTGAAGATCTCTGGGATGATCTTGCCGCTACTCCTGAGGTAATACCAATCCATGATTGGCAAGTGCAAGAATTGGCACGGCGAAAAACCAATCTACAAAATAATTCGGCGTACGGTTTATCCTGGGAAGAGGTCAAGCAAAGGGTTCGCAGCCGCTATGGCCGTTAA
- a CDS encoding DUF541 domain-containing protein, translating into MVYIKKIEAVLRTTVIINNLDLLEGVLEILGKYEIEDLSGIDFTLKDQKALKQKAYVAALEDARRNAAAITQSSGLTLGEIQRIEEEAGLPSNSFLAEEMAYRLRQQAYRVSFFPEQISLSKKLKVTFAIN; encoded by the coding sequence CTGGTTTACATCAAAAAAATAGAAGCAGTGTTAAGAACCACCGTGATCATCAATAATCTCGATTTATTGGAAGGAGTTCTTGAAATTCTTGGTAAATATGAAATCGAGGATCTTTCTGGAATTGATTTCACGCTTAAGGACCAGAAGGCTTTGAAACAGAAAGCCTATGTTGCGGCATTGGAGGATGCAAGACGGAATGCCGCCGCAATTACGCAATCATCCGGACTTACTCTTGGCGAGATCCAACGAATCGAGGAAGAAGCGGGGCTGCCCTCGAATAGCTTTCTCGCGGAGGAAATGGCATACCGTCTTCGTCAACAGGCTTATCGAGTCAGCTTCTTCCCTGAACAAATTTCTCTCTCAAAAAAGCTTAAAGTGACGTTTGCGATAAACTAG